One Triticum dicoccoides isolate Atlit2015 ecotype Zavitan chromosome 5B, WEW_v2.0, whole genome shotgun sequence genomic window carries:
- the LOC119307383 gene encoding patatin-like protein 3, which translates to MASPPPQVDVDLGKLSYEIFSFLESKFLYGGGGGAGGGGVCSLPGTPGRGPLGGGGARVRVLAIDGCGPGPGDALLAAAALARLEAALRAKAGDPDARVADFFDAAAGAGAGGVLAAMLFVRGVDGRPKYTAADALAFVAASLGKGGWGGGGGGWRGRWAALFRRGERSSDKSSLSASSSSSSLRRVFGDATLRDTVAPLLVPCYDLATGAPFLFSRADAVESDSFDFRLRDVCAATCAGGSAAAAVRSIDGRTAIAAASGGVAAMGNPAAAAITHVLHNKQEFPLAAGVDDLLVVSIGSGSSSGGTASGSATPSAGWRTPIPPRSPSPAEMVRLTAEGVADMVDQAVAMAFGHTCGRNYVRIQAAAPAHSIKALRSLEARKVVAIADGMLTQRNVEAELFRGRRLSEKSNREKLDAFATELVKEHDRRRDSPPGLLPNVAIKQVSPTPPRLSSATTSSAATTGTTGRTASTMPSPASTQDSRH; encoded by the exons atggcctcgccgccgccgcaggtGGACGTGGACCTCGGCAAGCTCAGCTACGAGATCTTCTCGTTCCTCGAGAGCAAGTTCTtgtacggtggcggtggcggcgctggCGGGGGCGGCGTGTGCTCGCTGCCGGGCACGCCGGGGAGGGGGCCGCTTGGTGGTGGGGGCGCGAGGGTGCGGGTGCTGGCCATTGACGGCTGCGGCCCGGGCCCCGGGGACGCGCTGCTGGCAGCTGCCGCGCTGGCTAGGCTCGAGGCCGCGCTGCGGGCCAAGGCCGGGGACCCCGACGCCCGGGTCGCCGACTTCTTCGACGCCGCCGCGGGGGCGGGAGCGGGCGGCGTGCTCGCGGCGATGCTGTTTGTGAGAGGTGTTGACGGCAGGCCGAAGTATACGGCCGCGGACGCGTTGGCGTTCGTGGCGGCGAGCCTCGGGAAGggcgggtggggcggcggcggcggcgggtggcgcgggAGGTGGGCCGCGCTGTTCCGGCGCGGGGAGAGGTCGTCGGACAAGTCGTCGTTATCGGcgtcgtcgtcttcgtcatcgCTCCGCCGGGTGTTCGGCGACGCGACGCTGAGGGACACGGTGGCGCCGCTGCTGGTGCCGTGCTACGACCTGGCCACGGGCGCGCCATTCCTATTCTCCCGCGCCGACGCCGTCGAGAGCGACAGCTTCGACTTCCGCCTCCGCGACGTCTGCGCGGCCACCTGCGCCGGAGGCTCGGCCGCCGCCGCAGTCCGCTCCATCGACGGCCGCACGGCCATCGCCGCGGCGTCGGGCGGCGTGGCAGCCATGGGCAACCCCGCCGCGGCGGCCATCACGCACGTCCTGCACAACAAGCAGGAGTTCCCCCTCGCCGCCGGCGTTGACGACCTCCTCGTCGTCTCTATCGGCTCCGGGTCCTCCTCCGGCGGCACCGCGTCGGGCTCCGCCACCCCGTCCGCCGGCTGGCGCACACCGATCCCCCCGCGCTCCCCGTCCCCCGCGGAGATGGTCCGCCTCACCGCCGAGGGCGTCGCCGACATGGTCGACCAGGCCGTGGCCATGGCATTCGGCCACACCTGCGGCCGCAACTACGTGCGCATCCAG GCTGCGGCGCCGGCGCACTCGATCAAGGCGCTCCGGTCGCTGGAGGCTCGGAAGGTGGTGGCGATCGCCGACGGCATGCTGACGCAGCGGAACGTGGAGGCGGAGCTGTTCCGCGGCCGCCGGCTGTCCGAGAAGTCCAACCGGGAGAAGCTGGACGCGTTCGCGACGGAGCTGGTGAAGGAGCACGACCGCCGGCGAGACTCACCCCCGGGGCTCCTCCCCAACGTGGCCATCAAGCAGGTGTCGCCGACGCCGCCGCGGCTCTCCTCGGCCACCACGTCCTCCGCCGCGACCACGGGCACCACCGGCAGGACCGCGTCCACCATGCCGTCGCCAGCGTCGACGCAGGACTCACGGCACTGA